A stretch of Rhododendron vialii isolate Sample 1 chromosome 4a, ASM3025357v1 DNA encodes these proteins:
- the LOC131324527 gene encoding large ribosomal subunit protein eL22z-like: MSRGAAAGGGAKGKKKGVTFTIDCGKPVEDGIMEIATLEKFLQERIKVGGKAGALGDSVTVSREKSKLTVASDSHFSKRYLKYLTKKFLKKHNVRDWLRVISSNKDRNVYELRYFNIAENEDEDED, encoded by the exons aTGAGTCGAGGAGCGGCGGCGGGCGGTGGGGCCAAgggtaagaagaagggagtgACGTTCACGATCGACTGTGGGAAGCCGGTGGAGGATGGTATCATGGAAATCGCCACACTGGAAAAGTTCCTCCAGGAGCGCATCAAGGTCGGCGGCAAGGCCGGTGCTCTCGGCGACTCCGTCACTGTCTCCCGCGAGAAGAGCAAGCTCACCGTCGCCTCCGATTCTCACTTCTCTAAGCG ATATCTGAAGTATCTGACGAAGAAGTTCTTGAAGAAACACAATGTGCGTGATTGGCTTCGAGTTATTTCATCGAACAAGGACCGTAACGTTTATGAGTTGCGATACTTCAACATTGCTGAGAACGAGGATGAGGATGAAGACTAA